TGGGGCGGGGCACGCTCATGCCCTGGTTCCCTACCAGGACGCGATGGGGTCGTCGAAGTCGTCGTGCGGCGGGCGCTCACCTCCGGACGCGGGGGGCGCGGCGTCCGGGCGCGGGGCGGGCGGGGGCTTGGGCTTCCAGGGAGGGGTTGGGGGGCTGGGGCGTTGGATGCCGGTGGTGTCTGGCATTGGCGCACCTCCATGTGGGGTGTCGCGGCTCTCTGGCAAAGGTGCGTCCCATGTCTGTCCATTGCCAGGCGGGGGGCCCCGGGGTCGCGGACGCGGGTTAGGGGCGGACAGGGAGACAAGGTCCCGCAGGGCGTGTCGGCCCGGGCCTGCGGGAGGGGCGGGCGCGACGCACCGTTGGAGGTGGAGGTGGTTCAGATGCTCATCGTCGGCGCGTTGGTGGTGGGAATCCTGGTGATGATGCTGGTGATAGGTGGGGTCATCGTGGGGGGATTGCTCGCGCACAAGAACGCGCGCGAGGACGACGCGCGGTGGGCCAGGGAGGACGCGGAGCGCGCGGCATCACGTCGCGAGCCCCTGCACGCGTGAAAGCGTGAGGTGCTTTCCTCGCGTGGATGCGAGGATGCCGCACCGTGCGATTCGCGCTGCTGTCATGGCTGGGGTTTCTGGTGGGGTGCGCTGCCTCGGCGCCTGCTCCCACCTCGTTCGCGGACGCGAAGACCGGTCGCGGCCCCTGGGCGGAAGTGCCCGCGGTCGAGATGCCCGCAGGGGACAACTCCATCCCCATCGGCCTGATACGGGATGTGGCGGACGCCTTCCTCAAGCGTCCAGGTGCTCGAACGTGCGACCCCGCGACGCTGCGGCCCATCCAGGGGTTGTCCACGGAGTACTGCGCGACCGTCTATGTCGCGGGCGGGCGAGAGGCCTTGTCCTGGCGCGTGTCCGAGCCGGTTCGCGGAAGCCACAGTCGCTGCTCCGCGCCTCAGCAGGTCCAGGATGCGGACAACCCGGCCTCGCAGGTCTGGGTGGTCGGGTTCATCCACAATCATCCGTGTGGCAGCCCTCCCTCGTCGGTGGACCTCATGGCCTGGCCTACGGATGCGATTGATCCGCTGACGGCCATGGCGGTGGTTCGCCTCGTCCCTGGCAATCCCGCGCCCGCCCTCTTCAAGAACGTGGCAATCGAGATGGCCTCCGCCCTGGTCGCGGAGCGCATGGACGGCTCCCGGGTCTACCTGCGCTATTTTCCCACGGGCGAGGTCGAACAATGGAGTGAACGGCGGCGAATGTGGATTCTCCTGGGCACCTGCTCTCCGACACAGAGCCACCTGGGGGCGGTGCCCCGGTGCACGAATGGGTCGTTGCGGCTGCTGCGTGAATAGGGAGCATCGATGAGGGGCAGGGTTGTGGCGGCAGGATGCATCGCGGTGCTCGCGGGATGTGCCGCGAAGCCGAAGGCGTGGGCGACGCCCATCGAGTGGCCCGACGAGACGTCCGCCACGCTCGTGGGACAGCCCATGGAGGCCGGGGCCGCGGTGGCCGCCGCTGGCGCGATACGGGAGTTCATCCGCACGAACCCCGACCCCACGTTGTTCCAGGGCTGTTCCAGCCCGGAGCAGGGCCTGGCGGTCGCTGTCTTCACCGGAGCCACCCAGGGCCTCTATTTCGTCGCGGTACACCAGGACTTCAGACGGTGTGGAGGGCCACGCATCCGGGTGCTTGATGCCTGGGATGCCTATGCGGTCACTCCCCAGGGAGAGGTGCTCGCGAAGGCCCCTCCTCCGGCGGGAGACGCTTCCTTCGCGGCTCCTCCACCTGCGCCGGATGCGCAGCCGCCTCCGCTGGAGGCCCCACCGCCCGCGCCGGAGCCACAGGCTCCGGTTCCTACCGGGGACGCGGAGCGTAGTAGCGGCGCAGCCAGCGGCTGAGGCCGTCCAGGCCGGGGAAGAGGACCCGCTCGGTGATGTTCGCCTGGTCGAGCTTGTCCCTGATTTCCCACTTGAGCTTCGCCGGCACCACCAGCCGGCGCACGCCCTGGTGCTGATGTCCCAGGAACTCGTTCAGGCTCAGCCCCGGCCCGTTCATCACCGAGAACAGCGCGAACTGGTTCACGATGCGCGCATCCAGCGACGGCGGCTCGAAGAACAACACGAACGGGTTCTCTCCCAGCCCGTCGAACGTCGCCAGGTCCCCCGCCACCGTCGCCAGCATCTCCGCCGTGAACACGTCCGCCCCCTCCAACCGCAACTGCTCACGCAGCGGCCGGGGCAACTGCTGGTTCGTCTGGTGATAGTCCACGCACCAGACCGCGCCGTCGTGCTCCAGCAGGTCCACGCGCTCCGTCATGAAGTGCAGCGCCACGTAGGGACTGAACGTCCAATCCAACAGCCGCGTCGGCATCCCGTGATGCTGCGCCAGCGCCAGCCAGTCCCAGATGGACGTCAGCCGCTCCGTGCCCGGCACGCCCCGCGCGTACTTGCGGAAGGCCCGCAGCAGGTCCCGCTCCTGCCGCACGAACGCCCCCTGGCGGTTCAACGTCGCCGTCAAATCCAGCGTCGCGTCCGGAACGCCCCGGAACACGAAGCTCGTGCGGAACCGGCCCAGCGGCTCGTTCCATGAGCCCGCGAACAGCAGGTCCTGCAGCTCCAACCAGGATGTGACGTGCCGCTCCTGCATCCGCTGTCCCCTCGCCGCCTAACAAGGTGGGCCCGGTCCTTCTGGAACGCAGGGACCGGGCGTCCAGGACGCCCGGCCGGTTCAATCACAGACCTTGATACAGGGACGACTACGGCTGCCCGAAGTTCGCGGGCTGCGTGAAGGCAAACGAACTGGCGCCTGGTGCCTTGTCCTGTTGGAACAGGGGGCACTTGGCGCAGGTGAAGCTCTCCCAGTCCTGACGGACCGCCACGTCGATGCAGCCGCCGTAGAAGCGGCAGTGGACGTTGCGGTGCTCCTCGATGGAGAAGGTATCGGCCCGCAGCGGGAGGTGGAACTTGGTGGGACGCGGCTGTGGACAAGGCATTGGGTTCTCTCTAGCCCCCCTCGTGGGTGCTGATTCCCTCTACTGACTGGTGCGTCGCGTCATTCCCGGCCGTCCTTCACCCGGACACTGAACGCTTGCACCCCGGCTCATCGCTGCCAGCAGAAGACCGTGTGGGTGCGACACATTCAAAAGGCACAACAGCCTAATGATGTCGGGCGTCCCTGGCCCGTCCCCCCAGGATGTCTGCCTTCACGCGGAGCAACCGGCCGGGCAGGCCGTCGGAATCTTCACGCCCGGAGCGCTTTCCCGCGAGAATGCGGCGCGTGAGCTCCCCCGCCCGACCCCCCCGCGATTCCTCCCGCTGGCTGAGCGCCCTGGCCCTGTTGTCGCTCGTGCTGCTCAGCGGCTGTTCCGCCTTCTCCCGCGCGGTGCGCGAGGGCGACGGCGCCGTGAAGGAACGCCACTGGGCGGAAGCGGAGGCCGCCTACCTGCGCGCCCTGGCCGCGGATCCGGAGGCCTCCGAAATCACCGTGAAGCTGCGCGCGGTGCGCAGGGAGTGGGGCGAGGAGGTGTACCAGGAGGCCGGCGCCGCCCATTCCTCCGGGGACCTGCCGTCCGCCACCAAGCTGCTGGTGCGCGTGCTGGAGTTGAACCCCGACCATGAAGGGGCGCGCGCGCTGCTCGCCCAGACGCTGGAGGCGCGCGTCCAGGTGGCCCTGGGGCTGCTCAAGGAGGAGAAGCTCCAGGACGCCCGCGCGGAGCTGGACGCGGTGCTGGCCGTGTCGCCGGACCACGTGAACGCTCGCAAGGGCGTGGACGCCGTGCAGGTGGCGTGGGCGAAGCGCTTCTTCGCCAGCGCGGAGACGCTGGAGAAGTCCGGCAAGCTGGGCAACGCGCTCGTGGCCTACGTGCGCGCGGACCAGGAGCGCGTGGGCGCCACCGCCGCCCGCGAGCGCGCGGAGTCCGTGCGGCAGCGGCTGCGCGACGAGGTGGCCTTCCTGGTGGTCGCCACCCCCGTGGAGGACAACGCCCAGGCCCCCGACGTCGCCCAGCGGCTGAGCGCCGGACGGCTGGCGTCGGCGCTGCCCACGAAGCTGCCCCTGAAGGTCGTGACGGAGGCGCCCCCGGGCCGCGTGGGCGTGAAGCTGGACCTGTCC
The sequence above is drawn from the Corallococcus sp. NCRR genome and encodes:
- a CDS encoding FRG domain-containing protein, which produces MQERHVTSWLELQDLLFAGSWNEPLGRFRTSFVFRGVPDATLDLTATLNRQGAFVRQERDLLRAFRKYARGVPGTERLTSIWDWLALAQHHGMPTRLLDWTFSPYVALHFMTERVDLLEHDGAVWCVDYHQTNQQLPRPLREQLRLEGADVFTAEMLATVAGDLATFDGLGENPFVLFFEPPSLDARIVNQFALFSVMNGPGLSLNEFLGHQHQGVRRLVVPAKLKWEIRDKLDQANITERVLFPGLDGLSRWLRRYYAPRPR